The Thermococcus sp. genome includes a window with the following:
- a CDS encoding restriction endonuclease, whose product MNWTAQLVRKLPREKLIEYIIEVLSRMGFKNYERVSDRNRWGIDIVAIREDPIAGMEKLIIKVHSDSLASSKDINVFGDLLDKYKADRGIIIAPIGFTKDARSTVAKEYRGRIVMWDADKLAVTFSNYGIEAPKIEEAEKKEEEKSPLEEFELDAPLLYEFSPDEITNLIAKKASAEYPVKPSEIRIKSMKVILTSAYILSWSVDERNERDKAVVFSKEKVIPKALSSGLATPVKKALLNDTSKIKATEREIINPISPSESVVILKERLAKELGVTEGQVRIQDRKKVYVPESVEVELQIGENEGKARVNPVTGEVEFEMEPLPEEHFEETVRELVKKRTGEEPVEIELTKEGWKVKVTGKTERFVFEFKFNAYTGKPLVAETLLTDEALKELLSKEYPDGEILSLEKGKKIAVADIKLRDGIVVVEVNLENGTLKEVRKLPSPEEALENARKIIEENFPLRNLWLTECRVIEHKFLELELEGEGGRAVVKVDGATRDVLDYVVEISPEKAREIVKEKYPDFEVKELEEEEASYVVTAENERHLVKVRVSKDGKLVEEIDRALRENVARDIALEKIKEIDETAELKSLRLEKDWIAEFQGGTKVGTLVLDRKTGEVKETDVRFTEVALENRFHEHVRKIYGETELRTERLTHYKEQNYVHIKVAGREHFYYARIDTRTGKIISEDRAPMKGLTAKLKQLQLESKYK is encoded by the coding sequence ATGAACTGGACGGCCCAACTCGTGAGAAAGCTCCCACGTGAGAAGCTCATTGAATATATCATTGAAGTTCTAAGCAGAATGGGCTTCAAAAACTACGAGCGGGTCAGCGATAGAAATAGATGGGGCATTGATATAGTTGCAATAAGAGAGGACCCCATCGCTGGAATGGAGAAGCTGATAATAAAAGTCCACTCAGATTCTCTTGCTTCATCAAAGGACATAAACGTCTTCGGCGATCTCCTCGACAAATATAAGGCCGACAGGGGAATAATAATCGCGCCAATAGGCTTCACAAAGGACGCGAGAAGTACCGTTGCCAAGGAATACCGCGGAAGGATAGTGATGTGGGACGCCGACAAGCTTGCCGTTACCTTCTCCAACTACGGCATAGAGGCCCCTAAGATTGAGGAGGCTGAAAAGAAGGAAGAAGAAAAGAGCCCCCTCGAGGAGTTTGAACTGGATGCACCCCTTCTCTACGAGTTCTCTCCTGATGAAATAACCAACCTCATAGCGAAGAAGGCCAGTGCTGAATATCCAGTCAAGCCCTCTGAAATCCGGATAAAATCAATGAAGGTCATTCTCACGAGTGCGTACATCCTCTCGTGGAGCGTTGATGAGAGGAACGAGCGCGACAAGGCCGTTGTGTTCTCAAAGGAGAAGGTTATCCCCAAGGCCCTCTCGAGTGGGCTGGCAACCCCGGTTAAAAAGGCCCTTCTCAACGACACATCAAAAATAAAGGCCACGGAGAGGGAGATAATAAACCCCATAAGCCCCAGCGAATCCGTGGTAATCCTGAAGGAAAGGCTGGCGAAAGAACTCGGCGTTACGGAAGGCCAGGTCAGGATACAGGACAGAAAAAAGGTCTACGTTCCGGAAAGCGTTGAGGTCGAGCTCCAAATCGGCGAAAACGAGGGGAAAGCCAGGGTCAATCCCGTAACTGGCGAAGTTGAATTCGAAATGGAGCCCCTCCCTGAGGAGCACTTTGAGGAAACCGTCAGGGAACTCGTGAAAAAACGCACGGGGGAAGAACCTGTCGAAATAGAGCTCACCAAGGAAGGCTGGAAGGTAAAAGTGACCGGCAAAACGGAACGTTTTGTCTTTGAGTTCAAGTTCAACGCCTACACTGGAAAACCCCTAGTAGCTGAGACCCTTCTAACCGACGAGGCCCTGAAGGAGCTCCTGTCGAAAGAATACCCCGATGGCGAAATCCTGAGTCTTGAAAAGGGCAAGAAGATTGCAGTGGCTGACATAAAACTGAGGGACGGCATAGTGGTCGTTGAGGTGAACCTTGAGAATGGAACCCTGAAGGAAGTCAGGAAACTCCCCTCACCGGAAGAAGCCCTGGAGAACGCAAGAAAAATCATAGAGGAGAACTTCCCGCTGAGGAACCTCTGGCTAACCGAATGCCGGGTGATTGAACACAAGTTTCTCGAGCTCGAGCTTGAAGGCGAAGGTGGAAGGGCCGTTGTCAAGGTGGACGGGGCAACGAGGGATGTCCTGGACTACGTCGTCGAGATAAGCCCTGAAAAGGCCAGGGAAATCGTGAAGGAAAAATATCCCGATTTTGAAGTGAAAGAATTGGAGGAGGAAGAGGCCTCCTACGTCGTTACCGCCGAGAACGAGAGGCACCTCGTGAAGGTCAGGGTCAGCAAGGACGGAAAGCTCGTTGAGGAAATCGACAGAGCACTGCGTGAGAACGTTGCCAGGGACATAGCCCTTGAGAAAATAAAGGAAATAGACGAGACGGCCGAGTTAAAGTCCCTGAGACTTGAGAAGGACTGGATTGCCGAGTTCCAGGGTGGAACGAAGGTGGGGACGCTGGTTCTTGACAGGAAGACAGGAGAAGTTAAGGAAACGGACGTTCGTTTCACCGAGGTTGCCCTTGAGAACAGATTCCACGAGCACGTAAGGAAGATTTACGGCGAAACCGAGCTGAGAACTGAGAGGCTAACCCACTACAAGGAGCAGAACTATGTTCACATAAAGGTCGCAGGGAGGGAGCACTTCTACTATGCCAGAATCGACACGAGAACAGGGAAGATAATAAGCGAGGACAGAGCCCCAATGAAGGGCCTGACTGCGAAACTCAAACAGCTCCAGCTGGAGAGCAAGTACAAGTGA
- a CDS encoding MBL fold metallo-hydrolase, translating into MIVEEIGLDSSSRIAFQSHAHSDHFVSGKVIFATRATKFLSHLRKGGFYREVGFRKKFYIGDIKAKLYPAGHMLGSAGIKLWLENGTLFYTGDTKWFKLRTAEKSRFPRADFLIIEATFGVPSFTFPAPREAEKKLVAFVEEALDRGRRPTLYVNQMGKAQEVMKILDVHGITVKPSREILKIAKVYSKFGIKFGNIDNEGEVVLRSYRSPRVENSLSPWELIVSGFGGLKLSNHADFWELMRIVEKVKPERIFTVYGFAREFARILNGLGHNAIDISPKQKINL; encoded by the coding sequence ATGATTGTTGAAGAAATAGGTCTCGACAGCTCCTCAAGGATAGCATTCCAGAGCCACGCCCACAGCGACCACTTCGTGAGTGGGAAGGTAATCTTCGCAACTAGGGCAACTAAGTTTCTAAGCCACCTAAGAAAGGGCGGATTCTACAGGGAGGTTGGATTTAGAAAGAAGTTTTACATCGGTGACATCAAGGCAAAGCTCTATCCCGCCGGTCATATGCTCGGCTCTGCGGGGATAAAGCTCTGGCTCGAAAACGGGACGCTCTTCTACACCGGTGATACAAAGTGGTTTAAGCTGAGAACAGCAGAAAAGAGCAGGTTTCCAAGGGCGGATTTTCTGATAATCGAAGCAACGTTCGGCGTTCCAAGCTTTACCTTCCCAGCGCCGAGAGAGGCAGAGAAAAAGCTCGTAGCCTTTGTGGAAGAAGCCCTCGACAGGGGGAGAAGGCCCACGTTGTACGTAAATCAGATGGGAAAGGCGCAGGAAGTAATGAAGATACTCGACGTTCACGGGATAACGGTAAAGCCCTCTAGGGAAATCCTGAAGATTGCCAAGGTCTACTCGAAGTTCGGAATAAAATTTGGAAACATTGATAACGAAGGTGAAGTTGTTCTGCGCTCCTACCGTTCACCAAGGGTCGAGAATTCACTATCGCCATGGGAACTGATTGTTTCGGGCTTTGGAGGACTTAAACTGAGCAACCACGCAGACTTCTGGGAGCTAATGAGGATAGTCGAGAAGGTTAAGCCAGAGCGGATTTTCACGGTCTACGGCTTTGCCCGGGAGTTTGCTAGAATTCTTAACGGTCTCGGCCACAACGCAATTGACATTTCTCCGAAACAGAAAATTAATTTATGA
- a CDS encoding Hsp20/alpha crystallin family protein: MVWRRDRYWDPFDIMREIQEEIDAIFRDFMRGPRIWSYREPRGIGISETWREPFVDIFDRGDRFIITVELPGVRKEDIKLRVTEDTVYIEAQIKREKELEEEGAIRIERYYSGYRRVIRLPEEVIPEKAKARYNNGVLEIELPKKAPKKESEEGFEVKIE; this comes from the coding sequence ATGGTCTGGAGGAGGGACCGCTACTGGGACCCCTTCGACATAATGAGGGAAATACAGGAGGAGATTGACGCCATCTTCAGGGACTTCATGAGGGGGCCAAGAATCTGGAGCTACCGCGAGCCAAGGGGAATTGGGATCAGCGAGACCTGGAGAGAGCCCTTCGTGGACATCTTTGACCGCGGTGACAGGTTCATCATAACGGTCGAACTCCCGGGAGTCAGGAAGGAAGACATTAAGCTCCGCGTTACTGAAGACACCGTTTACATTGAAGCCCAGATAAAGCGCGAGAAGGAGCTTGAAGAAGAAGGCGCGATAAGAATCGAGCGCTACTACAGTGGCTACCGCAGAGTCATCAGGCTCCCGGAGGAGGTCATTCCTGAGAAGGCCAAAGCGAGGTACAACAACGGCGTCCTTGAAATCGAACTGCCCAAGAAGGCCCCCAAGAAGGAGAGCGAAGAGGGATTTGAGGTCAAAATTGAGTGA
- a CDS encoding methylmalonyl-CoA mutase family protein — protein sequence MTFDKEKLAKIREEEKRWEETTVRKFIEKRPERKEKFMTDDGFEIKRLYTPADLGEDWDYLEKLGFPGEYPFTRGVYATMYRGRFWTMRQYAGYATAEESNKRYKYLLSQGQTGLSVAFDLPTQLGYDSDHPMAEGEVGKVGVAIDSLWDMEILFDGIPLDKVSTSMTINSTAANLLAMYILVAEKQGVTQDKLRGTVQNDILKEYIARGTYIFPPQPSMRLTTDIIMYCAENIPKWNSISISGYHIREAGANAVQEVAFTLADGIEYVKAVIDRGMDVDKFAGRLSFFFNAHNNFLEEIAKFRAARRLWAYIMKEWFNAKNPRSMMLRFHTQTAGSTLTAQQPENNIVRVAIQALAAVLGGTQSLHTNSYDEALSLPTEKSVRIALRTQQIIAYESGVVDTVDPLGGAYYIEWLTDHIYEEALKYIEKIQKMGGMMRAIERGYIQKEIADAAYKYQKEIEEGKRIIVGVNKFQTDEPIEVEILKVDPSIRDKQIERLKKLRSVRDSKKVEESLDKLRNAAETEDENLMPYIIGAHRHLATLGEVTDVLREVWGEYRAPLIF from the coding sequence ATGACATTCGATAAGGAAAAGCTCGCCAAGATTCGCGAGGAGGAGAAGCGCTGGGAGGAAACCACCGTCAGAAAGTTCATCGAGAAGAGGCCCGAGAGAAAGGAGAAGTTCATGACGGATGACGGCTTCGAGATTAAGAGGCTCTACACTCCCGCTGACCTCGGCGAGGACTGGGATTATCTCGAAAAACTCGGCTTTCCCGGCGAGTATCCGTTCACGAGAGGCGTTTACGCCACGATGTACCGTGGCAGGTTCTGGACCATGAGGCAGTACGCCGGTTACGCGACCGCGGAAGAGAGCAACAAGCGCTACAAATACCTCCTCAGTCAGGGCCAAACAGGACTGAGCGTTGCCTTTGATTTACCGACCCAGCTCGGCTACGACAGCGACCACCCGATGGCGGAAGGCGAGGTCGGTAAGGTGGGAGTTGCGATTGATTCCCTCTGGGACATGGAGATACTCTTCGACGGAATTCCTCTCGACAAGGTTTCCACGAGCATGACGATAAACTCAACAGCTGCAAACCTTCTTGCGATGTACATTCTCGTTGCCGAAAAGCAGGGTGTTACTCAGGACAAGCTCCGCGGAACCGTTCAAAACGACATTCTGAAGGAGTACATCGCACGTGGCACCTACATATTCCCGCCCCAGCCCAGCATGAGGCTTACAACTGATATCATAATGTACTGTGCCGAGAACATTCCGAAGTGGAACTCGATAAGCATAAGCGGTTACCACATCCGCGAAGCGGGAGCAAACGCCGTCCAGGAGGTTGCCTTCACCCTCGCTGACGGTATCGAGTACGTTAAGGCCGTTATTGACCGCGGTATGGACGTTGACAAGTTTGCAGGAAGGCTGAGCTTCTTCTTCAACGCCCACAACAACTTCCTTGAGGAGATTGCAAAGTTTAGAGCGGCCAGAAGGCTCTGGGCCTACATCATGAAGGAGTGGTTCAATGCCAAGAACCCGCGCTCGATGATGCTCCGCTTCCATACCCAAACAGCGGGCTCAACGCTCACCGCCCAGCAGCCCGAGAACAACATTGTTAGGGTTGCGATTCAGGCCCTCGCCGCTGTCCTCGGAGGAACGCAGAGTTTGCACACCAACAGTTACGATGAAGCGCTGAGTCTTCCAACGGAGAAGAGCGTGAGGATAGCCCTAAGGACCCAGCAGATTATAGCCTATGAGAGTGGCGTTGTTGACACCGTTGACCCGCTCGGCGGTGCCTATTACATCGAGTGGCTCACCGACCACATCTACGAGGAGGCGCTAAAGTATATCGAGAAGATTCAGAAGATGGGCGGAATGATGAGGGCAATCGAGCGCGGTTACATTCAGAAGGAGATAGCCGATGCAGCCTATAAGTACCAGAAGGAAATCGAGGAGGGTAAGAGGATAATCGTCGGCGTCAACAAGTTCCAGACCGACGAGCCGATTGAGGTTGAGATACTCAAGGTCGACCCGAGCATCAGGGACAAGCAGATTGAGAGGCTCAAGAAACTCCGCTCAGTAAGAGATAGCAAAAAGGTAGAAGAATCACTTGATAAACTTAGGAACGCGGCCGAGACCGAGGATGAAAACCTTATGCCCTACATCATCGGGGCCCACAGGCATTTGGCGACGCTCGGCGAAGTTACAGACGTCCTGAGAGAGGTCTGGGGCGAGTATAGAGCACCGCTGATATTCTGA
- a CDS encoding PEGA domain-containing protein, with protein sequence MKRELSLLIAIFTVPMIIAPTLAMGFPYWAKTYSIAGTAIIKDIAISPGGYIIAVGYSNSSGSKDAFVMKLNQTGDVIWARSYGGPSDDGATAVGITPDGEIVVAGYTKSFGSNGDAWVLKLSNDDGRIIWQRTYGGNNLDGITDLTITPQGRIIAVGYTWSFGSGSSDVWVLFLDEDGNVLWQKTYGGGGIDVATTVGITESNDIIVGGYTGSFGNGDMDAWILRLTGDGNIVWQKTYGGNRWDDISTVLPLDSGDVLIAGRTYSFGSGNEDGWVVEINENGEVIDSWVYGTKKWDRILGLGVLNEKIILAGYTSNFGENGNSWIVLLSNWSVDRGLILRNAYVSALIIDKDKAFGGGHIEEEGVILYVSPQGLILNSTGIGLVGKPIEIQAKDSKAKIDTPSVQVKNSLANPATLHVKTKLIYAPSILNIVSNPPKAQVYINGKYIGVTPLNISLPSGTYEIGITKEKYERLNTTVVLYPGEQRSLVVNLTPNYGFISVYSTPSGAKVYIDDTYIGKTPIEHKEVQTGRHEIAIEKEGYQNYTKTIEILPNKTILVNATLKAIEGGLYITSNPSEADVYINGSYRGKTPLYLVIPVGKYGVKVTKEGYANYTTEVEVKAWITTSIKVNLEPQYAYLWIESHPRGAKVYIDGKPVGKTPLKNYKLLSGKHVLKLALEGYVPYEKEILLRPNETLNITLDLKPEFTETGTPIESPSSTEKPTTQVSNINAKNGSAYLYPIGGGALLLVLLVLRKLR encoded by the coding sequence ATGAAAAGAGAATTGAGTTTGCTTATTGCTATCTTTACTGTTCCCATGATAATAGCCCCAACGTTAGCAATGGGGTTTCCATATTGGGCCAAGACCTATAGCATAGCAGGAACAGCAATAATCAAAGACATAGCAATATCCCCGGGAGGATATATAATCGCAGTTGGTTACAGTAACTCAAGCGGAAGCAAAGATGCCTTCGTTATGAAACTTAACCAAACGGGTGACGTTATCTGGGCAAGAAGCTATGGAGGACCCTCAGACGACGGTGCAACGGCAGTAGGAATAACCCCAGATGGAGAGATTGTAGTGGCAGGATACACCAAAAGCTTCGGGAGCAACGGGGATGCTTGGGTTCTCAAGTTAAGCAACGACGATGGGAGGATAATATGGCAAAGAACATATGGAGGCAACAATTTAGACGGTATTACCGATTTGACGATAACACCTCAAGGTCGGATTATAGCTGTAGGGTACACGTGGAGTTTTGGCAGTGGTAGCTCAGACGTATGGGTGCTATTCTTAGATGAAGATGGTAACGTTCTGTGGCAGAAAACATACGGCGGTGGGGGCATAGATGTAGCAACGACTGTGGGGATAACCGAAAGCAACGATATAATTGTCGGTGGTTATACTGGCAGTTTTGGAAACGGAGACATGGACGCATGGATTCTAAGATTAACAGGAGATGGAAACATAGTGTGGCAAAAAACGTACGGAGGGAATAGATGGGATGACATTTCGACAGTTCTTCCCCTGGATTCAGGGGACGTTCTCATAGCAGGACGAACATACAGTTTTGGCAGTGGGAATGAAGATGGGTGGGTTGTTGAAATCAATGAAAATGGAGAGGTCATAGACTCTTGGGTATATGGGACCAAAAAATGGGACAGAATTCTTGGATTGGGTGTTCTAAATGAAAAAATTATCCTAGCAGGATATACCAGCAACTTCGGAGAAAACGGAAACTCCTGGATAGTCTTGCTTTCAAACTGGAGCGTAGATAGAGGCCTCATTCTCAGGAATGCCTACGTTTCTGCATTAATAATAGATAAAGATAAAGCATTCGGAGGGGGTCACATCGAGGAAGAGGGCGTAATCTTGTACGTTTCCCCGCAGGGCCTCATACTTAACTCCACCGGCATTGGTCTTGTTGGAAAACCCATTGAAATCCAAGCCAAGGATTCTAAGGCCAAGATAGACACACCTTCTGTCCAGGTGAAAAATTCCTTGGCCAACCCAGCAACATTGCATGTGAAAACCAAACTCATATACGCACCCTCTATCCTCAACATAGTCTCAAACCCTCCAAAGGCTCAAGTATATATAAACGGAAAGTACATTGGGGTTACACCCCTTAATATATCGCTACCATCAGGAACGTATGAAATTGGGATAACAAAAGAAAAATATGAGAGACTTAATACCACTGTTGTTTTATATCCCGGAGAGCAAAGAAGTCTCGTAGTGAACCTAACCCCTAACTACGGTTTCATTTCTGTATATTCAACACCATCAGGCGCCAAAGTTTACATTGATGACACCTACATCGGTAAAACACCCATCGAACACAAAGAAGTACAAACAGGACGTCACGAGATTGCCATTGAAAAAGAAGGGTATCAAAATTACACCAAGACAATCGAAATACTCCCGAATAAAACAATATTAGTTAATGCTACACTAAAAGCCATTGAAGGTGGATTGTATATCACATCAAACCCGTCTGAAGCAGATGTCTATATAAATGGCAGTTACCGCGGAAAGACGCCACTTTACTTAGTGATACCTGTTGGAAAGTACGGGGTGAAAGTGACAAAGGAGGGCTACGCTAACTACACAACTGAAGTCGAAGTAAAAGCATGGATAACAACAAGTATCAAAGTTAATCTTGAACCTCAGTATGCATATTTGTGGATAGAATCTCATCCAAGGGGAGCAAAAGTTTACATAGATGGCAAGCCGGTTGGAAAAACCCCATTAAAGAACTACAAACTTCTTTCAGGTAAGCATGTATTAAAACTCGCATTGGAAGGATACGTGCCATATGAAAAGGAAATACTCCTGAGGCCAAACGAGACTCTGAACATTACCCTAGATCTCAAACCAGAATTCACAGAAACTGGAACTCCAATCGAAAGTCCTTCAAGTACTGAAAAACCGACCACTCAGGTCTCAAACATTAACGCCAAGAATGGCAGTGCATATCTCTATCCAATTGGCGGTGGAGCCCTCTTACTGGTCTTGCTCGTTTTAAGGAAACTTAGGTAG
- a CDS encoding CDC48 family AAA ATPase, whose translation MAERKEIKLKVASAYQRDVGRGIVRIDRKAMRELGVQPGDIVEIIGTKNTAAVVWPAYPEDEGLNIIRMDGTIRKNAGVGLGDEVTVRKADVKEAKKVIVAPTEPIRFGRDFVEWLHSRLVGRPVVRGDYIKIGILGQELTFVVTATTPAGIVQITEFTDFQVSEKPVKEVSKTATLGVTYEDIGGLKDVIQKVREMIELPLKHPEIFEKLGIEPPKGVLLYGPPGTGKTLLAKAVANEANAHFIAINGPEIMSKYYGESEERLREVFKEAEENAPAIIFIDEIDSIAPKREETHGEVEKRVVSQLLTLMDGLKSRGKVIVIGATNRPDAIDPALRRPGRFDREIEVGVPDKQGRKEILQIHTRGMPIEPDFRRDKVIEILEKLRGDERFRDVIDRAIEKVEKAKDEEEIKRALRDVDERLYDEVKARLIDALLEELAEITHGFVGADLAALAREAAMAALRRLIKEGKIDFEAEHIPREVLEELKVTRKDFYEALKMVEPSALREVLLEVPNVRWDDIGGLEDVKQELREAVEWPLKYPEAFQGLGITPPKGILLYGPPGTGKTLLAKAVANESQANFIAIKGPEVLSKWVGESEKNIREIFRKARQAAPTVIFIDEIDAIAPRRGTDVNRVTDRLINQLLTEMDGIQENSGVVVIGATNRPDIIDPALLRPGRFDRLILVPAPDEKARLEIFKVHTRKVPLAEDVSLEELAKRTEGYTGADIAAVVREAAMLAMRRALQEGIIKPGMRADEIRKKVKVTMKDFEEALKKIGPSVSKETMEYYRKIQEQFKQSRGA comes from the coding sequence ATGGCCGAGAGAAAGGAAATCAAGCTTAAGGTCGCGTCAGCTTATCAGAGAGACGTCGGTAGGGGAATCGTGAGAATTGACAGAAAAGCTATGCGCGAACTCGGCGTCCAGCCGGGTGACATAGTCGAGATTATTGGTACCAAGAACACGGCCGCTGTAGTCTGGCCAGCTTACCCAGAGGACGAGGGACTGAACATAATCAGAATGGACGGAACCATAAGGAAGAACGCCGGCGTTGGCCTTGGTGACGAGGTTACGGTTAGGAAGGCCGACGTTAAGGAGGCCAAAAAGGTCATCGTCGCCCCAACCGAGCCGATTCGCTTCGGCAGGGACTTCGTGGAGTGGCTTCACAGCAGGCTCGTGGGGAGGCCCGTCGTTAGGGGAGACTACATAAAAATAGGAATCCTTGGTCAGGAGCTGACCTTCGTCGTTACCGCAACTACTCCAGCCGGAATCGTTCAGATAACCGAGTTCACAGACTTCCAGGTCAGTGAGAAGCCCGTCAAGGAAGTCAGCAAGACTGCAACACTCGGAGTCACATACGAGGACATCGGTGGTCTCAAGGACGTCATCCAGAAGGTCAGGGAGATGATAGAGCTCCCACTCAAGCACCCGGAGATATTCGAGAAGCTCGGCATCGAGCCACCTAAGGGAGTTCTCCTCTACGGCCCGCCGGGAACTGGTAAGACTCTCCTCGCTAAGGCCGTGGCAAACGAAGCTAATGCACACTTCATAGCCATCAACGGTCCGGAGATAATGAGCAAGTACTACGGTGAGAGCGAGGAGCGCCTCAGGGAAGTCTTCAAGGAGGCCGAAGAGAACGCACCGGCGATAATCTTCATAGACGAGATTGACAGCATCGCTCCAAAGAGGGAAGAGACCCACGGTGAGGTTGAGAAGAGGGTTGTGAGCCAGCTGCTCACGCTAATGGACGGCCTCAAGAGTCGCGGAAAGGTCATAGTCATAGGTGCTACCAACAGGCCTGATGCCATTGACCCGGCTTTGAGGAGGCCGGGAAGGTTTGACAGGGAAATCGAGGTCGGCGTTCCCGACAAACAGGGCAGAAAAGAGATACTCCAGATACACACCAGAGGAATGCCAATCGAGCCCGACTTCAGGAGGGACAAGGTGATAGAGATACTCGAGAAGCTCCGCGGTGACGAGAGGTTCAGGGATGTTATAGACAGGGCCATAGAGAAGGTCGAGAAGGCCAAGGACGAGGAGGAGATAAAGAGGGCACTCCGCGATGTTGACGAGAGACTCTACGACGAGGTCAAGGCGAGGCTCATAGACGCTCTCCTCGAGGAGCTGGCAGAGATAACCCACGGATTCGTCGGTGCTGACCTTGCCGCTCTAGCGAGAGAGGCCGCGATGGCAGCTCTAAGAAGGCTCATCAAGGAGGGCAAGATTGACTTCGAGGCCGAGCACATACCGAGGGAAGTCCTTGAGGAGCTCAAGGTCACCAGGAAGGACTTCTATGAGGCCCTCAAGATGGTCGAGCCTTCAGCGTTGAGAGAAGTCCTCCTCGAGGTTCCAAACGTCCGCTGGGACGACATAGGAGGCCTCGAAGATGTTAAACAAGAACTCAGAGAAGCAGTCGAATGGCCACTCAAATACCCAGAGGCCTTCCAGGGACTCGGAATCACTCCACCGAAGGGAATCCTCCTCTACGGCCCGCCCGGAACGGGTAAGACTTTGCTCGCTAAGGCCGTAGCAAACGAGAGCCAGGCCAACTTCATAGCCATCAAGGGTCCAGAAGTGCTGAGCAAGTGGGTTGGTGAGAGCGAGAAGAACATCCGCGAGATATTCAGGAAGGCTCGCCAGGCCGCTCCGACGGTGATATTCATCGACGAGATTGACGCCATAGCACCGCGCAGGGGAACCGACGTCAACCGCGTTACGGACAGGCTCATCAACCAGCTCCTCACCGAGATGGACGGAATTCAGGAGAACAGTGGCGTAGTGGTTATAGGTGCCACCAACAGGCCGGATATCATTGATCCGGCACTGCTGAGGCCAGGAAGGTTTGACAGGCTGATACTCGTCCCAGCGCCTGACGAGAAAGCCAGGCTGGAGATATTCAAGGTGCACACCAGGAAGGTTCCGCTGGCTGAGGATGTAAGCCTCGAGGAGCTGGCGAAGAGAACCGAGGGCTACACCGGTGCCGACATAGCGGCCGTGGTGAGAGAGGCGGCAATGCTCGCAATGAGAAGGGCACTTCAGGAGGGCATCATCAAGCCCGGCATGAGGGCCGACGAAATCAGGAAAAAGGTCAAGGTAACTATGAAGGACTTCGAGGAGGCCCTCAAGAAGATTGGCCCGAGCGTCAGCAAAGAGACGATGGAATACTACAGGAAGATACAGGAGCAGTTCAAACAGTCACGCGGAGCGTGA